In Phaseolus vulgaris cultivar G19833 chromosome 3, P. vulgaris v2.0, whole genome shotgun sequence, the sequence AATGAATCTTCCACAAAGTACTACTGCATAATGCCCCCTTGACTTCCAACATGGAAAAACGAATCAGGAATATCAGTTTTCAGAATATTCTTCTGCTAAAGTCTACCACAGTCAACCTTCTAGCTAGCAAGAGTTTGAATAATTTACATGAACTGTTGGACACAAGCATCATTGTTGTCATTGTACATTGAAAAAAAGAATACTCATCTGCCAAGATGCGCAACATTCAGATTGAAACGAAGCAAAATGGTGGTGTGAAGTACTCAGATGAGTCATATCCTCAATCTCCTTTCTCAGCATACCAAGCTCCTAATGACGGCAACACTACCAACGAGAAAGAAACAACAACGCCATCGTCTCTCAGCAGAATCAGTCCACTTATTTTGCTGGTCATAATTGTTCTAGCAGTTATCTTCTTCGTGTATGGACTTGTCCATTTGGTTCTATGGTTTTTCATGAAAACACCAACCTCTTCATCAATCTACAACTCCAACAGGTTCCACGAATCCACGCGCTCACGTGTTCTTCAGAGGCAGCTTCAACAACTCTTCCGCTTGCACGACTCAGGTCTAGACCAAGCCCTCATAGACTCTCTACCCGTTTTCCGTTACCAAGATTTATTGGGTTCAAAGGAACCGTTTGATTGTGCCGTGTGTTTATGCGAGTTCTCCGAGGACGACAAGCTGAGGTTGCTTCCTATGTGCACACACGCGTTTCACATGAACTGTCTTGACACGTGGCTTCTCTCGAATTCCACGTGTCCTCTTTGCAGGGCGTCTCTCTCCAACTACGTGGAGAATCAGAATCAGAATCAGAATCCAATGCTGTTTAATGTTGGCATTGGCAATTCAAATTGTTTGGTTCTGCCAAGTGGGTTCAGTGGTGAGGAAGAGAAGGGGTTTTCAGAGAGTGAAAGATCAGTTGGGAAAAGGGTGTTTTCCGTGAGGCTTGGAAAATTCAGAAACAATGGGTTGGAGTTAGAGAGTGGAGATAGTTGTAGTTTGAATGAGAGGAGATGCTACTCCATGGGTTCATATCGGTATGTGGTTCGTGATTCGAATCTGCAAGTGGTGTTGTCTGAATCTGGTGATGTTTCAGAAAATGAGAATGTGAAGGGAAAGAGGATAAGCGACTCAACCAAAGGTGAGAGCTTCTCTGTTTCCAAGATATGGCTTTGGTCCAAGAACTCCACATTTCATGCTTCTAATGCAGCAGCTTTCCCCTAAGAGCTAAGAAGGTTTGAACATGtatgaggaagaattgcatgcTTTTATTTACGTTTTATATTATACCATTAATAAACACCGATTGAAACATGCTAATTAAATGATATTTGGCAGTGCTTCTTCCTCTCTTctactttctctctctctaCTTATCCATGGAATTGCATCCATCTAGATTGAAAACAAGGGTGTTAGGAGGATTTGTATCCTGGATTATCCGTATGAGAAACTTATAACAAACTCTTGACAAAAGTTGTCCAGTAACATTGTGccaacaaaaaaaatgttcCATGTACGACATTATTATAAgaaattgtaattttaattatgttttaaaaaaattatggtgATAAATGAAGTTTGTCGTAATCTCAAAATGAAGTTTGTCAGAATTTGGGTGGGCTTACAGTGATCTTCATTCAAGTTCTAGTGATTCAGTATTTAAGAAACGAGGGAAGTATATAGTGAATATAGTGCTAAAATACTTTGATGCTCAagtcaataaataaattttgtgtaTATAGTGAATATAGTGCTAAAATTCGAGTATAATGAGACATATTATAGTATCTTTTCATAAAATCTAAATATCATGTATATGGATCTTGGAGGgagtattatttaatataatcgAAGCATTTATGTTATATAATAAGTGATATTGAGTAAGTAGATTAGAGTATTCATGCAATAGAATCAGGAACCTTGGGCAAGTAAATCAGACCATTCAAAGATATCAAAATATTGTGTATTAAATTCATGTTAATTGTGCTTTAATAAGATTGATTCTCATAATATATTGATCTAACTTAATATTATTACACTAACATAATTATGTGGGAGTTTATAATAATAGTCCCAAAAATCATGGTTAATTTTGCTTTGTCATGGGCTTTCTCACGATTTAAGCCAAAATGGAATACATCCGAATTGGGCTTTGATCAGTACATGTTTGATCAAATCCGAGACGATACACAGTCCTGCAACCTTGAGCCGAGCGAGGTGAAAAGACTTGTAAAAAATGTTTGCGACTAAGTTCAACCGTTACATTTGTCTTGAAGAGTGGTATGAGTTTTTTAGTAAGAAAGGTCAAGTTAAAATCAAACATGAGCTTTGATCGGCACATGTGTGCGAGAATTTGTCGAAGTCGTTTGCAACTAAGCTCAACCGCTTGTTGCATGAAGACAACCAGATACAGTCTGAGTTGTTTTTCATCGGACTTCTCGGGTCCGAGGTGGAGACAATCAGATACAGTCTTAGTTGTTTTTTTGTCGGACTTCTCGGGTCTGAGGTGGAGACAATCGAATACAGTCTGAGTTATTTTTTGTTGGACTTCTCGAGTCTGAGGTAGAGAAACCCAGTTGTTTTTTATCGGACTTCTCGGGTCTGAGGTGGAGATAACCAAATATagtttaagttatttttttatcgaACTTCTTGGGTCCGAGGTAAAGACAACTAGATACAATCTAAGTTGTTTTTCATCGGACTTCTAGGGTCCGAGGTGGAGACAACCAGATACAGTCTGAGTTGTTTTTTGATCGGACTTCTCATGTTCGAGATGGAGACAACTAGATATagtctaagttgtttttatataaGACTTCTTGGGTCCGAGATGGAAACAACCAAATACAACCTGAGTTGTTTTTTATCGAACTTCTCAGGACCGAGATGGAGACAACCAAATACAGTCTTAGTTGTTTTTTATTGGATTTCTCGAGCCCGAGATAGAGACAACCAAATATAGTCTGAATTGTTTTTGTATAAGACTTCTCGGATTTGAGAGGAGACAATTAGATACACTTTGAGTTGTTTTTTATCGAACTTCTCGAGTTCGAGATGGAGACAATCAGATACAGTCTGAATTGTTTTTTTATCGAACTCGAAGTTCAAGATGAAAACaaccaaataatttatttttcatttgaaattgttcaGCCCACTTGTcgtgttcaatttaaaaaatgctCTAATTCACCTAAACCGAATTTTTTAAAACCCTATTTGCTTGATtcaaaaaatagtatatatttagttagttaaAAAGATATGGTTGAAGGCTACTTTTCTCAATCAAGAaggaaattttatattttcaacaaACTTTATGCAAAATTATCAAAAGAATATGGGTACAAATATTATTAGAGGaaattaatatcaattttattttttaaaaattttattttattttttctaattctagtatttattaattttttattttatatatatttttttatatgtactaCTTATATATTCATATCATCACTttgatttcaaaaaaaaaaaaaatagaaaaaatatttattctcaaatggattcattttttaatttaaataaatagatattTAATAGATtcgatgaaaataataaaattggaGTAGTTTGCATCAATTGGATtttttccatatatatataacagatcaattctttattaaaaaaatatatttaaaacacatgcttttaaaataaaaaaaaggaaaaaacata encodes:
- the LOC137807847 gene encoding RING-H2 finger protein ATL47-like translates to MRNIQIETKQNGGVKYSDESYPQSPFSAYQAPNDGNTTNEKETTTPSSLSRISPLILLVIIVLAVIFFVYGLVHLVLWFFMKTPTSSSIYNSNRFHESTRSRVLQRQLQQLFRLHDSGLDQALIDSLPVFRYQDLLGSKEPFDCAVCLCEFSEDDKLRLLPMCTHAFHMNCLDTWLLSNSTCPLCRASLSNYVENQNQNQNPMLFNVGIGNSNCLVLPSGFSGEEEKGFSESERSVGKRVFSVRLGKFRNNGLELESGDSCSLNERRCYSMGSYRYVVRDSNLQVVLSESGDVSENENVKGKRISDSTKGESFSVSKIWLWSKNSTFHASNAAAFP